Within Oryzias melastigma strain HK-1 linkage group LG23, ASM292280v2, whole genome shotgun sequence, the genomic segment TTCTCCTATGCTGACATAACCCATCCAACCTCCCAGGTGTGCCaaatcaagatgctgattagacagcatggttattgcacaggtgtgtcacatcaagaagctgaTTACACAGCATGATAATTCCACAGGTgtgtcacatcaagaagctgaTTAGATAGCATAATCATTGCACAGGTGTGTCATGTAAAGATGCTTcttagacagcatgattattgcacgaGTGTCAAAatgctgattagacagcatgattattgccTAGGGGTGCCATATCAAGCTACtattagacagcatgattattgcactgGTGTGCAATATCAAGATACTGATAGActgcatgattattgcacaggtgtgccatatcaagatacAGATAGActgcatgattattgcacaggtgtgccatatcaataTTCAGATTAGACAGCATGATCATTGCACAGGTGTGTCACATCAAGATGTTGATTAGATAGCATGATTATTGCataggtgtgccacatcaagataCTGATAGActgcatgattattgcacaggtgtgccatatcaagatacTGATAGActgcatgattattgcacaggtgtgtcaTATCAAGATactgattagacagcatgatcattgcacaggtgtgtcacatcaagatgctgattagacagcataattattgcacaggtgtgccatatcaagatactgatagacagcatgattattgcattggtgtgccatatcaatatactgattagacagcatgattattgcacaggtgtgccatatcaagatactgatagacagcatgattatagcataggtgtgccatatcaataTTCAGATTAGACAGCATAATCATTGCACAGGTGTGTCACATCAAGATactgattagacagcatgatcattgcacaggtgtgtcacatcaagatgctgattagacagcatgattattgcacaggtgtgccatatcaagatactgattagacagcatgattattgcacaggtgtgccatttCAAGATACTGATAGACAGCATGATTATAGCataggtgtgccatatcaatattcagattagacagcatgattctTGCACAGGTGTGTCACATAAAGATGGTTcttagacagcatgattattgcacaggtgtgccatatcaagatactgatagacagcatgattattgcataGGTGTCAAAatgctgattagacagcatgattattgcacaggtgtgccatatcaagatactgatagacagcatgattattcCACAGGTGTCATATCAAGATATATGATATATGTCAAATCACAATGCTGTTTGGACAGcttgattattgcacaggtgtgccttgtATCGACCACAACAAAAGGCCACCCTGGAATGTgctatttgttttattggggGTTCTGAGGATTCGGGATATTGGTCAGGATCTTGTGTGACCACCAATTTTCTCATGCAGTGAAACACATCTTCTTCACATAGAATTGATCAGGTTGTAGATTGAGGCCTGTGGAATGTTGATCCACTCCACAATAGCTGTGGGAAATTGCTGGATACTTGTAGGAACTTGAACAACTTATCATATAGACCGATCTAGAGCGCCCCAAACATGCTAAATGGATGACGTGTCTGGTGAATATGCTGGCAAAGCAAGAACTGGAATGTTTCAGCTTCCAAGAATTGTGTACACATACTTGCAGCATGGGGCCGTGTATTATCACAACAATTGGCCTCAGGATCTCTGTGCACTCAAAATGCTATCAAATAGAATGCACTTGTGTTATTCATCTATTGCATACATCTGCTTATATCATAACCCCACTTCAACCATGGGCCATTCAACAACCTGATCAAATCTTCGCAAAGGAGATGTGTTGCACTGCATGAAGCAAATGCTGGTCCTGAATCCACAGACCTccctaataaaacaaaacagcatgtttcatgttttttgtggccagtgtaaggcacacctgtgcaataatccctaatcagcatcttgatatggcacacctgtgaggtgggttGGATTATTTAAGTATAGGAGAAGTTGTCACTATCACagattaaacaatatttttctaaatgttaaaacagaaatgaaaaaataactcatttttttgacattttaatagCATACTATATCTTTGTGATGGTAAAAAGtcttttaatctaatttgtTCCGCATGTGTGaagtttttccacattttaacaCAGAGAAAATGGATCAGCAGTAAAACTAATGCCAACCTTTAATATTTAACAGATTCAAAGCTGACTACCTGAGAACAAAGGTCACCATTGCATAATTCATAAGAAATGTCAATTATGTCATTTCAACCCAAAGATAAAATAGTTTTAGTgcaatttaaacatgtttttctcgttttttggtttttttaattactgtgcAGGCTGCTCATCTTGAACTCCCATATCACATGACTTTGTGGTTACAGCTGATTCATGCTGGTGAGAAACTCCCAATGAGAAGCAGACGCCCACACCAGCTGATCGCTTTCAACATTGCAGAACTTAAAGAGAAAAGTCTGCAGTGTTGCTAtagaaactgcattttttagtaTACTTCCTGGATCTTACCTTATCTTCCTTGTGTCTGTGCAGCTGGGTTTGTTTGACAAAGAAGGTGCAGATTACGGCTGAGTTTTAACTTAAGGGTAACAAACTTATAACGATAATAAACTGGGAGTATACAGTCCcgtgattttctttgttttatagcAGGTTTAAGGATACTGGGGAAAACTGCAAGAGCAGCGATGATTGTGATAGCCACCCGAGCTCGACACATACTTGCAGTGGACCCTAGTGGATAGATAAAATATGAAATTCTTGTTTGGAGAATGATGTAGCCGACACCGGAGATGAAAAACACCAGAGCCCCAAAGTCGTGGACGTAAGTCACTGCTGTTTCCTGCAACAAAGAGAAGCCACTATGAGTGAGAACTCAAGGCGCTGGAGTCAGAGTTCTAAAACAAGTGAAGGCTTACCTGGAAAGTTGCAACAATGCACATTCCCACACAGGAGGTCATCCCAAACCACAGAGCACATTTATTGAGAAGAGgttttgcatttactaaatCCTCGTTCAACCTCTCCACGAACTTATATCTGGCATATATGGTGGCAGTTCCTGtggaaacacacatttacagctGTCAAACAGAATCCTGACTCATCTCCACTTACACCCACCAGCCACTTCATGAAGTAGACCTGTCCAACTGCTGGTTTCAAATCAATCACATGGTAGCAACTTGATGGTGCGTGTGGTTGGGGATGTGGTCAAGACGGTCTGCTgtagttcaaaccgagcatcagaatagGGAAGAAGTTAGAGACTTTGAAAGCAGGATGGTTGTTGGTCCCAGACAGCTTAGTCTGAGTATGTctgaaactgctgatctactgggattttcacccacaaccgtCTCTACAGTTcatagagaatggtcagaaaaagacaaaatatccagtgagcagcaCTCCTGTGGGTGGAAATACCTTGTTGATGCCAAAGGTATCTAGTGAACgctaactggtgctcaccagatactaactggtgctcaccagatactaaccatTGCTCACGAGATACTAACCGCtacgcaccagatactaaccgaTGCTCACCAAATACTAACTGGTGCTCATGAGATACTAACCGCtccgcaccagatactaaccgctccgcaccagatactaaccggTGCTAACCAGATACTAACTcttgctcaccagatactaaccgctgcgcaccagatactaaccggTGCTAACCAGATACTAACCgctgcgcaccagatactaaccggTGCTAACCAGATACTAACTcttgctcaccagatactaaccgctgcgcaccagatactaaccgaTGCTCACCAAATACTAACTGGTGCTCATGAGATACTAACCGCtccgcaccagatactaaccgctccgcaccagatactaaccggTACGCACCAGACATAACCAGTGCGTACTAGATACTAACTCTTGCTTACCAGATACTAACCGctgtgcaccagatactaaccgaTGCTCACTAAATACTAATTGGTGCTCATGAGATACTAACCGCTCCACACCAGATATAAACCGCTctacaccagatactaactggtgctaACCAGATACTAACTCTTGCTCACCAGATACTGACTGATGCTCACTAAATACTAATTGGTGCTCATGAGATACTAACCGCtccacaccagatactaaccactctgcaccagatactaaccggTGCTAACCAGATACTAGCTcttgctcaccagatactaactggtgcacaccaggtACTATCTGTTGAGGACCAGATGCTATCAGTTAAGCACCAAATACTATCTGATGAACACCAAATActatctagtgcacaccagGTGCTAATTGGTGCTCGCTCACCAaatactaacttttttttcgatttttttttttttacttcaatgtcccaAATACTATCTGATGAGCTCCAGATACCACcaggtgagcaccagatacaaTCTAGTGCACATCAGATGTAaccggtgctcaccagatactaactggtgcgcaccaggcACTATCTGCTAAGGACCAAATACTATTTAGTGCACACCAGAtgcaaactgtttatttttaaaattttgattgttttttttttttacttcgatgTCCCAAATACTATGTGATGAGCACCAGATGACCACTAGATACTATCCAGTGCACATCAAATgctaactggtgctcaccagatactaatcagtgcacaccagatagtacaCGGTGCACAAtggatactatctggtgtgcatgagGTACTATTGTTTGACCACCATACTATCTGTTGACCACCATACTATCTGTTGAGTACCAGATACTATCTGATgtacaccagatactaaccgcTGCTCACcaaatgctaactgttttttctatttcaatttcttttttattttgatgtcccAAATACTATCTaatgagcaccagatactagaTTCTAGAGCAACCAGATActatctagtgcacaccagatactaaccggTGTTCACCAGATACAAAtttcaattctttatttttactttgaagtcCCTTTTGGGGCTCTGTAGATTCCTTTCTgcttagcatttttaaaatattcactcAGAACAATCATGATTTGCAGGAGAGCATCTCGGAagaacatgaaagcatggattcATCTGCAGCAACTATGCTATCATGTCaaaatggaccaaactctctgaggaatgttccCAGttccttgttgaatctatgccactaGGGATTGAGAAGATAAAAGGGGTAAAATCCGGTACTAGTattgtacctaataaagtggccagcgAGTTTATTccaatcagcaaaaaaaaagctttgaatttcttggaaaaaaaaggggaaatgtGAGTAACAAATTGTTTTTGGAAAGTTCCTCCTTTAGGAAATTACTTAATTTTGGGGAAACTCTACCTGCACATGCAGAAATGATCGTCATCAGGCCGAAAATGCAGCTTTCTGGAGGGTTTGCGCCTGTGTCACTGCGGAGAGGTGGAGGACAGGTGAGCAGCATCACTAGTAAGTAAGACTGCGTAAAATATGAtctgcaattaaaataaaagcctgaattCATAGACAGAAGTGAAAACAGAGCGGCGATGCTGCTGCGCACGTCTCCATAAGTGAGTGAGCCAGTGCGCACAGCTGGAATCTGAGCCAATGAAGTTGCGCTACTACAGGAAAACGAAACCTAACaaaaactttcttcttctcacaaaacaaaatccatGACTGAATGATCGCAAACTTACCTTATGTATGGGAAAATCACGTCCACGTCTCGTCTGAAAACGGCAACAATATAGGAAACAATGAAAGTGCTGGAAGACGAGACGACCAAGAAGAGAGGCAGGAAGCAGAGTCCTTGCGTGAACCAAAACatctcaagttttttttgtttttttttaaagctcggTGGTCAAATATATCAGCCGCAGGTGTGTTCTCGCGGGGAAAGGGGAAAGAATCGATGAGAAAAGCGCACCGGCGTTGGTCAGGACGCGTCAGCTGCTGCGGCTCTGGCTGTCACATGGCGCCTCTCAGGAGTTTACAGTGACCTCTTCCCCAAACGCCTCACCGAGGGCTGTCTTATGCAaattactaacatttttttaagacgcGTGCTCGTTTTGTCCGCTTAAGGctacatttatttgattttatgatttcatttgtttatttaattccaaATCATTCTTTTTGACTTAAGATGAGCCAAAAAATCgaattatctaaaaaataaataaataaaaaatactgagcttattcatattttttcataaaactcaTAATATCttactgcctaactatgtagccacaagggggcgcaAGTCTCCCTATGCCCGGTAGTAAAGCTCTGCCAAAACACCTGTGTGAAACAGTAAAATCCGATTCGCTGTAACGACCCCTGACGGAAGGGTGAGGTGCTGCGCAAAATTGTAAACAACAAACCagtcattaaaagaaaatccaatttattattattaaattcagTCTGATTATGCAGGAAGTAATCTACAAATCTCATAAAGGAAATTTAAGTAAAACACAACATCTGCTGCTCACTAGATATCAATTGGTTCTCACCAAATACTAAATGGTGCTCACCATATTACTACCCAGTGCGTACCAGATACTAACCAGTGTTTAACAGAcactaactggtgctcaccagttagtCTACTAAatagtgctcaccagatactaaccggTTTACAATGCACTTTTTGGCAGCTGCGAACTATATTCTGGAGTGATTTATATTCTGAAAATTCAGTCAGCTAAATGCTGAACACACTAGTAGTGCACTTTGTAGTAAGCAATGAAGGAATTTTGACCCAACCTAAgatcaaaaaaagttaataaccCTAAATAACCATTTCTTTCACATGTGGTAAACACATTTCTAAGAGTCCTATTTCATTAGCGTgatcaaaactttcctttttaacCCATTGTGTAACTTGTAGCCATGTTTTCtcccctgtagttcatcatcattccactaggggcagtagaatcACTTTTCCTATTCCttccaaaatggctgcctccgtaAAATCTCAGAACCAGTTTGGCAAGAAAGTATTGCTAATTTTCACAACGAATAACTCctctattgttattcattttttaaaatgtctactATCTATATTGATAGAATAacaaaatttgttgataattatttttttattatacagtAAAGCCATGTTTATTTCATTATGAAACAAaattgatttcctttttttccatgtaaaaaatgactaaacatACTACTTGGAAGTGATTTTTTCGTGCAGTTTggtggaattatcgtgttataTACTGAAAATGTTACAACTAAATATCTCTCATCAGGTCATGAATTTAAGCTACCGGTACACAATCATGAGTTTAACTGAAAATGACTGATCTGATTTCATCAACctctccttttttctgtttttttcttccgaACTTCCCAAAAACCCCATGATTCAGTTTCCTGTAAAACTGCTCCATGAAAGTAAAACCACTGTTTGTCTTTGAGAGTGTCACGTCTGTCTGAACCAGAGTGAGTTTTCATGAGGTTTGCGGGCGTTTTTTTAATACGCACAATTTAATACAATCACAAAACTTCCaccttttggaattttttttcttcaatttccaATACTTGAGATTGACTAACAGGTGGTCTCATTAACCTTTTAAGACTGAAAAGCAACAAGTGTACATTtagtatcattaaaaaaatattttttcttgccCTACAACCAAACcttatatattcatatttaataCACTTATTTCTAAGTTCACTATCTCATTAGCGTGAttaaaactttccttaaaacccCCAGTACATATAACCTGATCCATGTTTTCTActttgtagttcatcatcattccactaggggcagtagaatcACTTTGCCTgctaatttcaaaatggctgcctccatgaaatctcaaaaacagttttggcgGGAAAGAGTTTAGTtaattttcaaagctttattttgagaataactcatacatttttatttattttagtaaaaaaaattctgcattaaaattatgcaaaatatgttgataattaattatttataatacagttataTCATCTTAAAAAGGTGTGGGTAAATAAGGGTCTTTTTTCATGAAACtcgtatatttttttttgtttcttaaacttACATTGTTGTGAACCTACAATCATCTAACATATCATAATTGATCCTGTATATAATTGAAAAAAGGACATTGTAAAATtttatttgtggattttatcaaatcaaattcttaataccaaaaaaaaaataatttatctcaattcttttatgtaaaatgactaaatcccttttttttcagGATTAGACGTTCagtgtttctttaaatttttatgatttaatttaatttttctagTAAATACATCTATTCTTACATGTGATATTGATCTGCAGTGATATTTGTCTTAAATTTAGCCcacatcatcatttttttggtaAGTTTCTTAGTAAGTTTTGAATCTTTTATTGTTCCCtctaaaaaccaaaatgacTGACAGTGACTGAACAGTGTGTCTttggatgaaaaaaggaagaatgaATCATCATGtgacaatacattttatttagattaaatatTCTATACTGAAGGAAGGGCCACACCTTAAAGAGATCACAAACTTATCACAAGtcaacacagaaacacacacagccACACTCTCAATATCTGGCAAATTTTTGAGTCACTGATTAACCTATAAGCAAACTGTTAGAGAAAGTTGGAGATATAATCCACTCATCCATGCCAACTctacacagaaagaacccaggAAGTTCTTACCGTGAGGCGAAAGCACTAATCACCACCATGCCACCCAATTTTCAATatagttattttgttttcagtttgatggtaataactatttttattatcagaaaaaatacaatttaaagaacattattttttttatttatgtgaatgTTGGAATCCTCTTCAGATTCTCTTTTGTTCATtccactcttctttttttttaaaatctgaattacCTGGAATAgctataggattttttttttcgtttttctgcCAATAACTAGTTTTACATtgatttaacaatttaatttaatttaatttaatttaatttaatttagttttgtgtAAACCCAGACAAAAACCCATTGATACAACTGTTTTGTGATACTGGGGtatgtaaatgtaatttaatgtaatgtaatgtaatgtaatgtaatctaatgtaatgtaatgtaatttaatttaatttaatttaatttattttatttatgtatttatgaatttatttatttatttatttatttatttatttatatatttatgtatttatttatttatttatttattgaattaaattaaatgtaatggtatttacttttatttaattgtattttattttatgattatttttcaattacattttaatgtatttttcttttattttaactacatTACTTGTCGGGCATTCCCACCCCAGTCCGCTAGGGGCGATAATGAGCTCACAGCTCGATGAATCCCCGTCGCCGATCAAGCGTGAGATGTGGTTGTCATGTGTCATCCAGCCTGGCTGGCGGTCAGCTGACAAATCCGCTTCGCTTGTGATGTGAAGTTCTCGTGTTTGGCGCGTCTACCTGCGTTTCCTCGTACTTACGTCGAATGAATGCCACGCTATGCTTCACCGAGGAGGGTCATGGCCGTCGTGAACTCGGTTCTGAAGCTGTTGCAGAGGCAGACGTACACCTGTCTGTCTCACCGGTACGGGCTCTACCTCTGCTTCGGGGGTCTGGTGCTGATGATCGTTTCCGCCTTCCAGTTCGGAGAGGTGAGGCTCGTTTTGTTGATTCAAATGTGTTGACATACCGTCAGTTAGTGTTGGTTTAAAGCCAACTGTAAGAAGAAATCCACCAAACTCCTTTGAGAAAACCTACATTTTAAGGTCATTTGCAGGTTAAAATcgtttaaatgcatttaaaacattagtttgagcattttaaaaacatttattatgtcTGATTTTATATTCGGCAGTATAAATTGCACtgttatctatttatttaaaactgtttttattgtgtaaaaataaCTGTTTAGAAGTAAACTAACCTACGATTATTAAAACCGAATATTTCCTCTTTACATATGTGATTCTAAATGAGTTATATGAAGAAGGAATGAATGGGATCTGCTTCTAGGTGGTGGTGGAGTGGAGCCGGGATCAGTACCATGTGCTGTTCGACTCCTACAGAGACAATGTGGGTGGGAAATCATTCCAAAGCAGGTAAACTTTAACCCTAAAATAAGTTAATATTTGCTCTACTAATGGTAATccattatttagaaaaatccactacaaaaaatggatcaaattaAGTGTAAAATATGTGATAATTTCTGCAAAAGTGACAGATAAATTGTAATTGGATCTCTACAGGCTTTGTCTGCCTATGCCTATTGATGTAGTGTACACATGGGTCAACGGCACCGATTCTGGTCTGctgaaggagctgaaggagGTCAAAGAACAGCTGGCAGAGGAGCAAAGAGCGCTGAGGTAGGTTCTCCTTATCCTCATCCTTcgtctctgcagcagaaaagctCCAAATTCAAACTAAAGAAGCTCCATTTATGAGCTGTGGGTATCTGTATCGCAGTTGTCCCGTTGTGGCTGGGACTGGTGATTAAGCGATAAGTTATTGGCTGTCACACAAAATCCAGTTTTACACTGGaggaggcaaaaaaagaaaaaaagaagcaggaaaACATCCTTGCCTCTATGGAGCTACACATGTgccaaaatgatattttcataTGTTTTGTTATAAGATATGTTtgaaaagagtttgaaaaaaaatcccatagataATCTTCTAGGGTAACCATTGTATAGAtataggtatatatatataaataaaaaatgtgttagtcTGGTTCCTAAAAATGGAttttcaaacagagaagctccaataattgttctgcttctcctgaagggtgtttcagtttgaccactaggtggcgatcacagtATAAAATTACAGCTTAtgccaaaagaagaaaaagaaaatatgactaaaaacggtttcttaaaaatatttcccttgaagaatttggaaaatttatGTTTGTGAGTTtatagcattagccgtcctatgggaaattccattatacgttagcatcaagctagctgactttagctttatgtgatttaaatcgattaattaatttCCGCAACCTAAAGGGAAGTTGTTCAAACATGTTTGACTatcgtttatttttaatttactgaatgAACAAACGATGAATGAATTTTTACtataaatttgtctttaatttatGAAACAGACTCATTTATTGATGGTTTACTTTGATTTGATTGGACGTTATAGAGATCTAACATTGTTTTCACCAACAGGGAACGTTTGGGGAAAAACACGAATAACACAACAGAAGTGCCAAAAGATAGGTAAGTGCAAAACACAACCCACAATTTTTCTATTTGATTTGAAGGAAGAACGagatcacaaatacaactgtcTGAAATGAACTAGCTCCCTTAGAGAtggggtgagaagctcggtcagccgtagagccgcttctccacCATATCAAGAGGACTCAGTTGAGGTCGATCGGGCGTCTGGTCCGGAtccctccctggggaggtgttgcaggcatgtcccactgggcagaaGACCCAGAATGCACTGGAGAGACTACGACCAAATATAAACTCTTCCCCTACggtttctccctacccctccaattgtaggggcattttaagtggtaggggggtccaaaataatattttggggGCTAACCCTCGTGGCAGAGGGTGATACGTGACACTCTAGAGAAACgtttaaatgtaatgaaatcaaattaatctctttaaatatcatctttcatgtaaaatgtatttacgagcgctagcagctccgcgctaacgtagctgacgggcgactattgatgatgtcatcgtaGAGTAGCAAACTCCAaatttgaaaacacaatttttccataactttcCGTTTGAAGGGTTAAACGTAGGGTAAAAATTCGGATTCGGTTGTCCTGGCAACGCCTTagggtcccccagaggagctggaggaagcgACCCGGGACAGGGAAGTCCACCCCAACCGGTCCATTCTACTTTTCAATTAAGCTaggggtccattt encodes:
- the dram1 gene encoding DNA damage-regulated autophagy modulator protein 1, whose translation is MFWFTQGLCFLPLFLVVSSSSTFIVSYIVAVFRRDVDVIFPYISDTGANPPESCIFGLMTIISACAGTATIYARYKFVERLNEDLVNAKPLLNKCALWFGMTSCVGMCIVATFQETAVTYVHDFGALVFFISGVGYIILQTRISYFIYPLGSTASMCRARVAITIIAALAVFPTVICTFFVKQTQLHRHKEDKDYPFHVASAVCEWIVAFSFVCFFLTYLNDFQLFTLRVKTEYGERS